In Erythrobacter sp. F6033, a single genomic region encodes these proteins:
- a CDS encoding GMC family oxidoreductase N-terminal domain-containing protein, with translation MTFQKRIARSLDQAKSHYTVLVVGSGYGAGVAASRLARAGQDVCILERGKEMLPGEYPNKISDAQGAMQFSVKGGRIGSPDAMFEVHVNDDQYALVGCGLGGTSLINANVSLELDKRLLGYEHWPAAFREDPHAIDQYYERAREMLSPNVYPETHPTLGKLEALEHSAKTMDKRFYKTPINVNFEDKTNKFGVPQPACTNCGDCTSGCNVGAKNTTLMNYLPDASNHGAEIFTQAKVRWIARDGDVWRVHVEHNGDDASGQSTTISADHVILGAGAIGSTEILLRSREKGLALSDRLGTHFSGNGDALGFAYDSYFKSEKEGDVVTANPIYAMGVGTNEVGEEAYPGPCITGVIDMRDNEDPAKGLVIEEGVAPGILAAGLGPAFFFGEALADGFTRFGLDQVKPRLLDAKAMGEAVQADPGSIAEWAYKGPMARTLTYLVMSVDDSGGQLSLEDDRITIQWANAGEQRTYRRDDDKMREAAEAIEAQYFSDPLWSEPMGQKLITVHPIGGCGMGDDAASGVVDDSCRVFAGNSGTDVYPGLYVCDGAAIPGAVGVNPLLTITAVAERAVEKLAQREGWTIDYSLGEETPLPKAAPDEEQAIEEPQTVPHKETLKLSIAKWVGGHAINPVADAVTKVAQHFESGAIEEGKTAIRQLVKDHPEAMSPGLAFTETMAGHISATGCHHRPCGHVERIRDDYVNGSAWGQSENGECSFLLTVTTDNLHRMIDEPEHRSRITGEVVVSSISAKPMPVREGTFRLLVADPDKAESWKMLYDMVLEGPDGPIHFHGFKTLEQRGQGKAQTDPWTDLTTLFVTLRHGEDEHGELIGRGVLKLGIDEFMRQLTTITVHDSDTLVGHVVNLIPKAKKAIETYFVAKFAGFFAMTVFRAYGGMLATLNDFASKDAASLSYRELHLPPSERHIVPTGDGVNIGLTRYRGGARGPIVLAPGFSVRASSFATPTVDENLTESLVAQGYDVWLFDYRASADSGNDTEHPPEFTIDDIARHDWPAAVAKIRAVTGADSVQALAHCVGSMSLLMGIGAGWVTNVRSLISSQLTLHPVTDWLNYMKADLGVAGMLGEISLLDGHMDFVSQGSEADNQIDAIAYQIPVPEGQACKNPTCRRVFGVFGPSWDHRQLGHDTHLALGSMFSRVSLTPFKQLGEIMHKGLAVDVDGKSIYTDDAAARRLAMPISFLSGATNQIFYPESGQRTRVWLSDHNGGSLYKQRIIPDYGHMDLFIGRNAHRDVTPWILEELERLDQQTEAGSDRRTA, from the coding sequence ATGACTTTTCAAAAACGTATCGCTCGCAGCCTCGATCAGGCGAAATCGCACTACACCGTTTTGGTTGTCGGTTCCGGCTATGGTGCAGGCGTAGCCGCATCCCGCTTGGCCCGGGCCGGGCAGGATGTCTGTATCCTGGAACGCGGCAAGGAAATGCTGCCGGGTGAATATCCGAACAAGATATCCGATGCTCAAGGTGCCATGCAATTTAGCGTCAAAGGCGGGCGGATCGGTTCGCCGGACGCCATGTTCGAAGTGCATGTGAACGATGATCAATATGCGCTTGTCGGATGCGGCCTTGGCGGGACTTCGCTGATTAACGCGAACGTATCGCTGGAACTGGATAAGCGATTGCTCGGCTACGAACATTGGCCCGCGGCATTCCGCGAAGATCCTCACGCGATTGACCAATATTATGAGCGCGCGAGAGAGATGCTTTCGCCAAACGTCTATCCTGAAACACACCCCACGCTGGGTAAACTCGAAGCGCTCGAGCACTCGGCAAAGACCATGGATAAGCGCTTCTACAAAACTCCGATCAATGTGAATTTTGAGGATAAGACAAATAAGTTTGGCGTGCCGCAACCAGCATGCACCAATTGCGGCGATTGCACATCCGGCTGCAATGTCGGCGCGAAGAACACCACTCTGATGAACTATCTGCCCGATGCTTCAAACCACGGCGCAGAGATCTTCACGCAGGCGAAAGTGCGCTGGATTGCGCGAGACGGTGATGTCTGGCGTGTCCATGTCGAGCACAATGGAGACGATGCCTCAGGTCAATCGACGACCATTTCCGCCGATCACGTGATCTTGGGGGCTGGCGCGATTGGCTCAACCGAGATCCTCCTCAGATCGCGCGAAAAGGGTCTGGCTCTTTCCGATCGATTGGGGACGCATTTCTCTGGTAATGGCGATGCTCTTGGCTTTGCTTATGACAGCTATTTCAAATCGGAAAAAGAAGGTGATGTGGTCACCGCAAACCCGATTTACGCGATGGGTGTCGGCACCAATGAAGTTGGGGAAGAGGCCTATCCTGGCCCGTGCATTACCGGCGTCATCGACATGCGTGACAATGAAGATCCTGCCAAAGGTCTGGTTATCGAAGAGGGTGTGGCCCCCGGCATTCTAGCCGCCGGATTGGGCCCTGCATTCTTCTTCGGCGAAGCACTTGCCGATGGCTTTACCCGCTTCGGTCTCGATCAGGTGAAGCCGCGTTTGCTGGATGCAAAGGCGATGGGCGAAGCGGTTCAGGCTGATCCCGGCAGTATCGCCGAATGGGCCTATAAGGGACCAATGGCGCGCACCTTGACCTATCTGGTGATGAGCGTGGATGATTCCGGCGGTCAGCTCTCCCTCGAAGATGATCGTATCACCATTCAATGGGCCAATGCCGGTGAGCAGCGCACCTATCGCCGCGATGATGACAAAATGCGCGAAGCGGCTGAGGCGATCGAAGCTCAGTATTTCTCCGACCCGCTCTGGTCAGAACCGATGGGGCAAAAGCTGATCACAGTGCACCCGATTGGTGGGTGCGGCATGGGCGATGATGCCGCTTCCGGCGTCGTTGACGACAGCTGCCGTGTCTTTGCGGGCAATAGTGGCACCGATGTGTATCCGGGCCTATACGTGTGCGACGGTGCGGCAATTCCCGGCGCGGTCGGCGTCAATCCGTTGCTAACGATCACCGCCGTGGCCGAACGCGCGGTTGAAAAACTTGCGCAGCGCGAAGGCTGGACCATCGATTATTCGCTTGGTGAGGAAACCCCACTGCCAAAAGCGGCCCCCGATGAAGAGCAGGCGATTGAAGAGCCACAAACGGTTCCTCACAAAGAAACGTTGAAGTTGTCTATCGCCAAATGGGTGGGCGGCCATGCCATCAATCCGGTGGCCGATGCTGTCACAAAAGTGGCCCAGCATTTTGAAAGCGGTGCGATCGAAGAGGGCAAAACCGCGATCCGGCAGCTGGTCAAAGATCACCCGGAGGCGATGAGCCCCGGCCTCGCTTTCACCGAAACGATGGCAGGTCATATCAGCGCGACTGGTTGTCACCATCGGCCATGCGGTCATGTTGAGCGTATCCGTGACGATTACGTCAACGGCTCAGCATGGGGACAGTCAGAAAATGGCGAATGCAGTTTCCTGCTAACAGTCACTACTGACAATTTGCACCGCATGATTGACGAGCCCGAGCACCGTTCGCGCATTACGGGCGAAGTTGTGGTCAGCTCTATCTCCGCAAAGCCGATGCCAGTGCGTGAAGGTACGTTCCGCTTGCTTGTTGCCGATCCGGACAAGGCGGAAAGCTGGAAAATGCTTTATGACATGGTGTTGGAGGGGCCGGATGGCCCGATCCATTTCCATGGCTTCAAAACGCTCGAACAGCGGGGACAAGGGAAAGCCCAAACAGACCCGTGGACCGATCTGACCACTCTGTTTGTTACTCTTCGTCACGGAGAGGATGAGCACGGCGAGCTGATCGGGCGCGGCGTCTTGAAGCTCGGCATTGATGAATTCATGCGGCAGCTAACCACGATTACTGTCCACGATTCTGATACGCTGGTGGGACATGTCGTCAATTTGATCCCCAAAGCGAAGAAGGCCATCGAAACGTACTTCGTGGCCAAATTTGCGGGTTTCTTTGCGATGACGGTGTTCCGCGCATATGGCGGGATGCTGGCGACACTCAATGACTTCGCGAGCAAGGATGCCGCATCGCTTTCGTACCGCGAACTGCACTTGCCGCCATCAGAGCGGCATATCGTTCCGACTGGCGATGGTGTGAATATCGGGCTTACCCGCTATCGCGGCGGCGCGCGCGGACCCATCGTTTTGGCTCCCGGTTTTTCTGTTCGCGCGTCTAGCTTTGCAACGCCAACGGTGGATGAGAATCTCACCGAAAGCCTTGTGGCTCAGGGGTATGATGTGTGGTTGTTCGATTACCGCGCCAGTGCGGATTCCGGCAACGATACGGAGCATCCACCGGAATTCACAATTGACGATATCGCCCGGCACGATTGGCCCGCTGCGGTGGCGAAAATCCGCGCTGTCACGGGTGCCGATAGCGTTCAGGCATTGGCGCATTGTGTTGGTTCAATGAGCCTGTTGATGGGCATCGGTGCTGGCTGGGTGACAAATGTCCGCTCTCTGATCAGTTCGCAGCTCACGCTGCATCCGGTGACAGACTGGCTCAATTACATGAAAGCCGACCTTGGGGTTGCCGGCATGCTGGGCGAAATCTCGCTGCTCGACGGGCATATGGATTTCGTCAGCCAAGGCAGCGAAGCTGACAATCAGATTGATGCCATCGCGTATCAAATACCTGTGCCAGAAGGGCAGGCCTGTAAGAACCCAACCTGTCGCCGTGTATTCGGTGTGTTCGGGCCCAGCTGGGACCATCGCCAACTTGGCCATGACACCCATCTCGCGCTCGGCAGCATGTTCAGCCGCGTTTCGCTGACTCCGTTTAAGCAACTCGGTGAAATCATGCACAAAGGTCTGGCAGTCGATGTAGATGGCAAGTCGATCTACACCGACGACGCGGCTGCCCGCAGATTGGCTATGCCGATCAGCTTCCTCTCAGGAGCCACCAATCAGATTTTTTATCCTGAAAGCGGACAACGCACCCGTGTCTGGTTGTCAGATCACAATGGCGGTTCGCTCTACAAGCAACGGATTATTCCCGATTACGGCCACATGGATCTGTTTATCGGCCGGAACGCGCACCGCGATGTCACGCCGTGGATTCTTGAAGAGCTGGAGCGTTTGGATCAACAAACGGAAGCCGGAAGCGACCGTAGAACCGCGTGA
- a CDS encoding sulfotransferase has protein sequence MTIRVAMWSGPRNLSTAMMRSFSGRADTFVSDEPFYGAYLKETGDPQPMADAIIADMDCDWHSVAKAQNGETPDGSAVWYQKHMPHHMEGPVSILDFPDTRHAFLIRDPIRVAASYANKRSAIRPGHLGTKRQRQYFEMEADRLGKAPPVVDSAQILSDPEGVLRRLCSALEIEWDAGMLEWSEGRHPQDGIWGSHWYDKVNGSTTFGGAPGPLPQLDDDYAKVAEACREDYEALKTHVI, from the coding sequence ATGACAATCCGGGTGGCAATGTGGAGCGGACCGCGAAATCTCTCGACCGCGATGATGCGGAGTTTTTCCGGGCGTGCAGATACGTTTGTGAGCGATGAGCCGTTTTATGGCGCTTACCTGAAAGAAACCGGTGATCCGCAGCCAATGGCGGATGCAATCATCGCCGATATGGACTGCGATTGGCACTCTGTCGCGAAGGCACAGAATGGCGAAACGCCGGATGGAAGCGCCGTCTGGTATCAAAAGCATATGCCGCATCATATGGAAGGGCCAGTCAGCATTCTCGACTTTCCCGATACACGCCATGCGTTTCTGATCCGCGATCCGATCCGTGTTGCGGCGAGCTATGCTAACAAACGCAGCGCGATCCGGCCTGGCCACCTCGGCACCAAGCGGCAACGGCAATATTTTGAAATGGAAGCGGACCGATTGGGTAAAGCGCCGCCGGTTGTCGACAGTGCGCAAATCCTGAGCGATCCTGAAGGCGTCTTGCGCCGGCTGTGCTCTGCCTTGGAAATCGAATGGGACGCTGGGATGCTCGAATGGAGCGAGGGGCGGCATCCACAAGACGGCATCTGGGGCTCACATTGGTATGACAAGGTCAACGGATCGACCACCTTTGGCGGTGCACCGGGGCCTCTGCCTCAGCTGGATGATGACTACGCTAAAGTCGCCGAAGCGTGCCGTGAGGATTACGAGGCGCTAAAAACGCACGTGATCTAG
- the otsB gene encoding trehalose-phosphatase, whose translation MTTGTAIGAPPTLASLSGKAPVSLFLDFDGTLVDLAPGPDEIKPRTGLADDLVALSHRLDGRVAIVSGRGLADIEKHIGTLPIAGAGSHGSDIRTADGNALGEGAQGLPEAIERELREFASINALDYEHKPHGGALHYRANPQAGEAAHAFAEQLADKHGWAAQSGKCVVEIVAKSANKGSAVATFLQTPPFAGSRPFFIGDDLTDEAGFAACARAGGGGILVGDRAETCAAYRLPDVSSVHEWLEL comes from the coding sequence ATGACAACCGGCACTGCAATCGGCGCACCGCCAACGCTTGCCTCCCTTTCGGGGAAGGCTCCAGTGTCACTTTTTCTCGATTTCGACGGTACCTTGGTCGATCTTGCTCCCGGGCCGGATGAGATCAAGCCGCGCACTGGACTGGCGGATGATCTGGTCGCGCTTTCGCACAGGCTTGATGGCCGCGTCGCGATTGTCAGCGGGCGGGGCCTGGCGGACATAGAAAAGCATATCGGAACGCTGCCTATTGCTGGTGCGGGCTCTCACGGATCGGACATTCGAACCGCAGATGGCAATGCTTTGGGTGAGGGCGCGCAGGGCCTACCGGAGGCAATCGAGCGCGAACTCCGAGAATTCGCATCGATCAATGCGCTTGATTACGAACACAAGCCGCATGGCGGAGCGCTGCATTACCGCGCAAACCCGCAGGCGGGCGAGGCAGCCCATGCCTTCGCTGAGCAATTGGCTGACAAGCACGGATGGGCCGCGCAAAGCGGGAAATGCGTTGTCGAGATCGTCGCCAAAAGCGCAAACAAAGGTTCTGCTGTCGCGACCTTTCTACAAACGCCTCCGTTTGCGGGATCGCGCCCGTTCTTTATCGGTGATGACCTGACCGACGAAGCCGGTTTTGCCGCTTGCGCCAGAGCAGGCGGCGGCGGAATTCTGGTCGGTGACCGCGCAGAGACTTGCGCAGCATACCGACTTCCCGATGTATCCTCAGTTCACGAATGGCTTGAATTATGA
- a CDS encoding serine protease — MDFTELRQKLGSFSIPGFWCLLALSVGAISAPANASIQTPNPVLAAPQDAYDQVIAELYDEELAEFRSFYDSLTSDGVRVFTRMIAQLDEGQRGTMGLLLARADKTPASRFLNLFNSFDDAEFAKVARSFKLRDYDDWEAAITLLSYETAKDTRAEFLQDESYQCHAPDMPDQNSDLEGETDSGPHLQLCSENIIQFRKAFFPTTRRVTRGVDLRLDTAPWQGQVSLFGPSTKAYHGASARADQVKQFGRALKDWEINHTCGAVYIGDRFLLTAAHCVYSKTLSNKRFFDGRRIRLGSHRVDNLDNLIPIRTVITHRDYDSKTLRNDIALIELVSEPRMQQVRRAKLPPSARFVPRPGRLMLSGWGYVRRTASSSNARGLDGQFQYRAFDRLQGGLLDLYAPNICNNNRVFRANRLRIRPGQLCAGTKTGIDSCRGDSGGPLVDLRTDTLVGLVSGGKGCGIIGTPSVYVDVAHYLDWIAKAKALARRSSAKTRRTYPAS, encoded by the coding sequence ATGGATTTCACAGAATTACGCCAAAAGCTCGGATCGTTCTCGATCCCGGGCTTTTGGTGTCTTCTGGCTCTGAGTGTTGGGGCAATCAGCGCTCCGGCAAATGCCTCAATTCAAACGCCAAATCCCGTTTTGGCTGCACCGCAGGATGCGTATGATCAGGTAATTGCCGAGCTCTATGATGAAGAACTGGCCGAATTCAGGTCCTTCTATGACAGCCTGACAAGCGACGGGGTCAGGGTTTTTACCCGTATGATCGCGCAACTTGATGAAGGTCAGCGAGGGACAATGGGTCTCTTGCTCGCGCGCGCTGACAAAACACCAGCCAGCCGTTTCTTAAACCTGTTCAACAGCTTTGATGACGCGGAATTTGCCAAGGTTGCACGCTCTTTTAAGCTTCGCGACTACGACGACTGGGAGGCCGCGATCACATTGCTTTCCTATGAAACGGCGAAAGATACCCGTGCTGAATTTCTTCAAGATGAAAGCTACCAATGTCATGCGCCGGACATGCCTGACCAAAACAGCGATCTGGAAGGCGAAACCGATAGCGGGCCTCATCTTCAGCTATGCAGTGAAAACATCATTCAATTTCGCAAGGCATTTTTTCCCACAACCCGTCGGGTAACGCGTGGGGTCGATCTGCGCCTCGATACGGCTCCATGGCAGGGCCAAGTATCGCTCTTCGGGCCGAGCACCAAAGCGTATCACGGAGCCAGCGCACGCGCCGATCAGGTCAAACAATTCGGACGAGCGCTGAAAGATTGGGAAATCAACCACACCTGCGGTGCAGTCTATATCGGCGACCGGTTTCTTTTGACGGCGGCACACTGCGTTTACAGCAAGACGCTTAGCAACAAGCGGTTTTTCGACGGTCGAAGAATTCGGCTCGGTTCGCATAGGGTCGATAATCTGGACAACCTTATCCCGATCCGGACTGTCATCACGCACCGTGACTATGACAGCAAAACGCTCCGCAATGACATCGCATTGATCGAACTGGTATCTGAACCGAGGATGCAGCAAGTCCGCAGAGCCAAACTTCCGCCAAGCGCTCGATTTGTGCCTCGTCCGGGCCGATTGATGTTGAGCGGCTGGGGCTATGTACGAAGGACGGCCAGTTCCTCGAATGCGCGCGGACTGGATGGGCAATTCCAGTATAGAGCGTTTGACCGGCTGCAAGGCGGCTTGCTCGACCTGTATGCCCCTAACATCTGCAACAACAACAGAGTCTTCCGCGCAAATCGGTTGAGAATTCGTCCGGGTCAGCTTTGTGCCGGCACAAAGACCGGAATCGATAGCTGCCGGGGTGACAGTGGCGGCCCACTGGTCGATCTGAGGACCGATACCCTCGTCGGCCTCGTCTCTGGTGGGAAAGGGTGCGGCATAATCGGTACGCCATCGGTTTACGTCGATGTCGCCCATTATCTTGATTGGATAGCCAAGGCGAAGGCATTGGCTCGTCGATCCTCGGCCAAAACGCGGCGCACCTATCCCGCAAGCTGA
- a CDS encoding TIR domain-containing protein, with the protein MSDTIPSGDSAKSIFFSYSRADREQVLPIINALEQEGHSLWWDGMLKGGDRFSQVTENALETASVVLVMWTATSVNSDWVRDEATRGRDRKRLLSVSLDGTEPPLGFRQTQYIDLSGEGGVTARPAFAQVLEALNRMQGSDDTGSTALPVAPSAGEPTRRGALIAGGLSLAALGGGYAAWQAGLFGGGNTPNSIAVMSFENLSGDREQDYFSAGLAEELRSILSLNRQLAVAAQTSSDKFSDGTQTASAIASALDVANVLEGSVRRSGNRMRIAVRLIDGSNDLEVWSDQFDRELDDVLSVQTEIATRVVDSLIANFAGQDGLGTTRIGGTDSSDALDAYMRGVDLYGRAGAEEGTDRAALAALDQAIELDSSYGAAHAARSRVLTAVGNRHASSADELKSYYRQATEAAQQAIALAPDLAEGHSALGSALTNGSLDMAGARQPYDRSFELGYGNARILMSYALFASFIGSFAKGRDSIARAERLDPLNAPVFRASAVLEFAARNYPKATEEARRALSLNEGTSIANRILGDIARFENRFDEAREFYAKEPSVLSRLSGIAMLEQKAGNPKAAETAFDAMVDEFGENSLYQQAQVMAQWDRPQEALELLNRSYEVGDSGLVLSHSDQNLDPIRQAPAFQSLQRRLGFA; encoded by the coding sequence TTGAGCGACACCATCCCTTCTGGTGACTCCGCAAAGTCGATCTTCTTTAGCTATTCGCGCGCTGATCGAGAGCAAGTCCTCCCGATCATCAACGCCTTAGAGCAAGAAGGGCACTCACTGTGGTGGGACGGCATGCTCAAAGGTGGGGACCGGTTTTCTCAGGTTACCGAAAACGCACTCGAAACGGCGAGCGTCGTTCTGGTCATGTGGACGGCTACTTCGGTCAATTCGGATTGGGTCCGTGATGAGGCCACCCGTGGACGCGACAGAAAACGCCTCCTTTCGGTTTCTCTGGACGGAACAGAGCCACCGCTCGGTTTTCGTCAAACGCAATACATCGATCTGTCAGGAGAAGGTGGCGTAACAGCGCGACCGGCGTTTGCGCAGGTGCTCGAAGCGTTGAACCGAATGCAAGGTAGCGATGACACGGGAAGCACTGCCCTGCCTGTTGCACCATCTGCTGGCGAACCGACACGGCGCGGCGCATTGATCGCTGGCGGATTGTCATTGGCGGCACTGGGTGGTGGCTATGCAGCTTGGCAGGCTGGGCTATTTGGTGGCGGAAACACACCGAATAGCATCGCTGTAATGTCGTTTGAAAACCTCAGTGGTGATCGTGAGCAAGACTATTTCTCCGCCGGACTTGCAGAAGAATTGCGGAGCATTCTCAGCCTAAATCGCCAATTGGCGGTTGCTGCTCAAACCTCATCTGACAAGTTTTCCGACGGCACCCAAACGGCAAGCGCGATCGCAAGCGCATTGGACGTCGCCAATGTGCTGGAAGGCAGCGTCCGTCGTTCCGGCAATAGAATGCGTATCGCTGTGCGGTTAATCGACGGGTCAAACGACCTTGAGGTTTGGTCCGATCAGTTTGATCGGGAATTGGACGACGTTTTGTCGGTCCAGACAGAGATCGCAACGCGTGTGGTTGACTCGCTCATTGCAAACTTCGCCGGGCAGGATGGGCTTGGAACCACCCGTATCGGCGGGACCGATAGCAGCGATGCGCTTGATGCCTATATGCGCGGGGTCGACCTTTATGGCCGCGCAGGAGCAGAAGAAGGCACAGATCGAGCCGCTCTTGCAGCGTTAGATCAGGCGATCGAACTGGATTCAAGCTATGGTGCCGCACACGCAGCCCGCTCTCGTGTATTAACTGCGGTCGGCAATCGGCATGCGTCGAGCGCTGATGAGCTTAAATCCTATTATCGGCAAGCTACCGAGGCCGCGCAGCAAGCCATCGCTCTGGCCCCAGACTTGGCCGAAGGGCATTCGGCTCTGGGTTCGGCTTTGACGAATGGCTCGCTTGATATGGCAGGCGCCCGGCAGCCCTATGACCGCAGCTTTGAATTGGGTTATGGCAATGCGCGGATCCTGATGAGCTATGCCCTGTTCGCTTCGTTCATTGGATCTTTCGCAAAGGGCCGCGATTCAATCGCCCGCGCAGAACGCTTGGACCCCCTGAACGCACCAGTATTTCGTGCCAGTGCCGTCCTAGAATTCGCCGCGAGAAATTACCCCAAAGCCACCGAGGAAGCACGCCGTGCTCTCTCACTGAATGAAGGGACGAGCATCGCCAACCGGATCTTGGGCGACATTGCCAGATTTGAAAATCGCTTCGATGAGGCAAGAGAGTTCTACGCAAAGGAACCGAGCGTTCTGTCGAGGCTTTCAGGCATCGCCATGCTTGAACAGAAAGCTGGCAATCCCAAAGCGGCAGAGACCGCATTTGATGCCATGGTCGACGAATTTGGCGAAAACAGCCTGTACCAACAAGCGCAAGTGATGGCGCAATGGGACCGACCGCAAGAGGCACTGGAATTGCTCAATCGCTCGTATGAAGTTGGAGATTCCGGGCTCGTCCTTTCCCATTCGGACCAGAATCTCGATCCCATTCGACAAGCTCCAGCTTTTCAGTCATTACAACGGCGACTTGGGTTCGCTTAA
- a CDS encoding aminotransferase class IV codes for MAKGTHDFAADPRNETILINVNGDMVPRAEASVSVFDSGFMLGDGVWEGLRVHNGKVAFLGAHMDRLYEGAKAIAMDVGLTREELSARIDATIDGNDMRGQEGVHIRLMVTRGIRSTPYQDPRVVISPATIVIIPEYKAPLPSTIETGIRLFTVHVRRGDPAVQDQKLNSHSKLNCITACIQATQAGADEALMLDPHGFVATCNSTHFFIVRKGEVWTSTGDYCLGGITRSSVIRVCKEAGIPAFQKNFSLTDVYGADEAFVTGTFAGVVPVTEVDGRELTEGRGPMVERLQGLYKALMERDVA; via the coding sequence ATGGCAAAAGGCACACATGACTTCGCGGCCGATCCGCGCAACGAAACCATCCTGATCAACGTCAACGGCGATATGGTCCCTCGGGCTGAGGCGAGCGTATCCGTCTTCGACAGCGGCTTTATGCTGGGCGACGGTGTGTGGGAGGGGCTGCGCGTACATAACGGCAAGGTCGCCTTCTTGGGCGCGCATATGGACCGATTGTATGAAGGCGCAAAGGCCATTGCGATGGATGTCGGCCTGACGCGAGAAGAGCTGTCCGCTCGGATTGATGCAACTATCGACGGCAATGATATGCGCGGGCAGGAAGGCGTCCACATTCGTTTGATGGTGACGCGCGGCATCCGCTCGACGCCGTATCAAGACCCGCGTGTGGTTATTTCGCCCGCGACCATAGTGATCATTCCCGAATACAAAGCGCCGCTGCCTTCAACGATTGAAACCGGCATTCGCCTGTTCACTGTCCATGTGCGGCGCGGTGATCCGGCGGTGCAGGATCAGAAACTCAATTCGCACAGCAAGCTGAACTGCATCACAGCGTGCATACAGGCGACGCAGGCGGGTGCGGATGAGGCATTGATGCTCGACCCGCACGGTTTTGTCGCGACTTGCAATTCGACGCATTTCTTTATCGTTCGCAAAGGCGAAGTCTGGACATCCACAGGCGATTACTGCCTCGGAGGTATTACGCGCAGCAGCGTGATCCGCGTGTGCAAAGAAGCTGGGATTCCGGCGTTCCAGAAGAACTTCTCGCTAACTGATGTTTACGGCGCGGATGAGGCATTTGTGACGGGCACATTTGCGGGCGTTGTGCCTGTGACTGAAGTGGACGGTCGGGAACTCACCGAAGGACGCGGGCCGATGGTTGAGCGGCTTCAGGGGCTCTACAAAGCGTTGATGGAGCGCGACGTCGCATGA